GTACTGGTTCCCTTCACTTTACTTAATTCATACACCAAGTAATCTGGGAAAGAAAATTCCTGCTTCTCGTAGGAAGCAGCTAAGAAAAATACGGTGTAATAGACATGAGAGACGAAACCTTTGTCGAGCCAACCAACTATAAACAGAAACAGTTGGGAGTAAGCAACCTTAGTATGCAGGCAGAGAGATTATAGCGTTGCTATATGTTAAATTACCACACACTAGATTCTtccgaattttatttttttttcctctgtggATAgtgaagaaggggaagaaaggCATACTGATGGGAACATTTCTACATGAAGTTCCAAAACAAATCTCCCAGGAACTTCACTCTTGCCCCACCATATCGAAACTGCAGACATATGAAGGGTGCAATGTCTTCTGTGGCTAACAAAGTTGTACAATCAAGAGGACAGTAGTAGAATCAAGCAAGTTAGAAATAGGTAAATCGTCAATCAAAAGGAGGGCAGGGCGGCAGGGATTGAGAAAGCCAATGCTTCAGTAGCCACACCCTCGAGGATTATTGCTCTAGCTCAACATCTTGAAGTGCTTTTGCAGAAAGCAATGTCAGTGAAGCAAGAACTAGCATTTGCAATTCATTCTAATAGTGATGAAGCAAGAAGTTCCAGATCATAATACAATCACCATCACCTATCCTATGAGAACTCTCTGAGACATCCTTCAATAATGATCATAGGCCACTCTCACAAGGACAAACACCCCATCTCTTCGAATTTTTGTTACACCACATAATTCTTGACCATTTTCAAAATAGAGATGCTTCAGGAGGGTGTGCAGAATGAGTATGCCACATTATCACTAAAGCTCCACCGCTAAAGCAATTAAGTACGTCAGGAAAACAAGCGAAAAAGTGTAGGGCCATTACCTCCACtagataaataataaataatccAAGCGCACAAGAAATAAACTGCATTCGTTGAATTCCCTCTCAACAGAATGCAATATCGACAGTACATGTTTCGTCTTTTCTCCTTTCAAACTACCAACTAGCACATTTGGCACAAAATCCCCTACAAGGCTACATTTAGTTTCAATGGACATCGCTCTCCTGCTCTTCCCATGTCAAGTATAAGCCAAACACTGATACAAATCATAAAACAAAACCACACCAATTCCAGACACAAAGAGACAACCTTAATTACTGCTTTTGAAACAAGGAAAGGGGGCAGGAAGGAGTGGAAGCAATCTGAACATCACTGCAGAGCAATTTCACTATCATCTGCCATCTTTGGCAGCAGAGTAGGGAAAACCAAGAACATATGATTATCAATAGCAAATTCACCAAACAGAATCACATCTCACATGTTAAACAGTACTCATAGCATTGTAGTGACTGTTGCTTGAATTTTAACACCTGCAAAATCCTTGACAGTGTATCCAATTTTCTCAAACTTTCCTTCCTCGTTACTCTCCCTAAATTTCAGATAGTCAGCACAGACGAATGACTTGTAAATCCTTGCGTTACCTTTCCCCACAACATCATCAGGTGCCAATATCACCTTCTCATCCTCAAAACACCAAAAGAAAGCCAGAGAACGTCGGTTGACTGGTTGCTTAAGAACAACTCGGTGTTCAGATGACCTAAACCTTCCATTGCTCCAAGCCTGCATCAGATCTCCAATATTAACCACCAAAGATCCCTTGCAAGGGTCTATATTCAACCACTCCCCTTCCTTGGATCTCATCTGAAGCCCACCAATCTCATCTTGATATACCAGTGTTATGCAACTCATATCAGTATGCATTCCAAGTCCTTCaacctctttttcttttacattttcaGGTGGCGAATAATTCACAATCCTCAAATAACCATGACAATTGCTGAATTCTGTCTTGTAATACTTCCGTTCGTAAACATCGCCCAAGCACTTCAACAGAACTTCTATAACTATCTTTGCCACATCAATCATCTTGCTTCCATACTCTTGCAAAACATTGCTGGCagaacaaaagcaaagaaaccaaattcaaaaacaaaatagtGCATGATAAAAAGGCAGAGAAAGACCAAAGGTGGAACTTAAGTTACCTTATTTCACGATTTTGTGAGCCAAAAAGTTCATCAGCAGAAGCCTTTGCAGAGGCCATAAAGTTGGGTCCAGAAACTCGCAAACTTTCAAAGTATGGAGATGCTATAAAACGAGGAGTATAGGTCTGGACTGATGATGATGGGCCTAGTTTAAGTTTCAATTCCTGGGGAAGGCTGAATATATGCTCCGATAGCAAACAAAGCTCGCTGAATATACTTTCAGGTATACCATGATTGGCAACATAAAAAAATCCCCATTCTTGACATGCTTGAGAGAGTGCAGAGAGGAAGGTGGACTCTACAGGTTGAGACAAATCAAGAACAGGAAGTTGAAAGGAAATTTTGGATTTGGTCATTATTACAACAGAAGATCACACGGGTACTTCAGCTAGCTAGGAATGTAGGCACATAGGGTGGCTACTTATAGAGTAGGGTGCCCAAGATAAGAATTTTATGTATCAAAATTGTCATTCGTTGCTTTAAGTAAGTTTCAAATGCAATAATGATGAGCAATCATTAAAAACCTTTCAAGTCGTCAATTGCCACACTCCAACATCACGTGGTAGGAATAAAACCACAAAGGCTACCATAATTTGTAGCCTAGACCAGGGGTCATAAATGGAATGAGAGTTAGTTACTGTCAGTTTTTTTCACTACTTCAAAAGGAGAAACTTTAGCGAAGTTCACTATTAACACAATAGTGGTAGGGACAGGTCATACTGATTACCCACCATAAAAATAGCCGAGGATACACTGTACTATCACTGAAAAAAGCAAGCAGTAAGATTTGCCAGAATAAAAAAAGTAGAAAGGAGTTCAACCCCTATCTCAGCAGCAATAATACACAGGATGAGAGCAGGTACTGGTGCTAGTAAAGCCTTTAGTATTGCTTTATTATAATTAGTCGTCAGGCAAGCTTCGATCAGTAACGCACATATGCCTCGAAGTTATTTTAAAATCAGGCAGATACGCCTTGCAATATGCACCGCATATCTGGATAAGAGTTCAGCAAACCAATCTGCCATTTCACAAACCGAGTACCAGCAACAAGTTATAAAGACTATGCAtaccaaagatttttttttagaactttGTGCCATTTTCCTACACCATCTCAAAACTCTACCTCTAAAAGCATGAGAGCACGTCACATAAATTTCCCCTAGTTACTTGGAAAATTTATGTCCCAAAAATCTGCATTCAAATCTGATCATAAATATTATGAATCCGGACAAGTTCCATGCATAATGGTATCACTCCCACTCAATTGTTGATGGAGGCTTCGATGTGATGTCCAGAACAACTCTATTGACACCTCGAACACTGTTGCATATCTTTCGTGATACGTGGTCAAGGAACTTGTGATCAAATTGATACCTGAAATTGTTTGCAATTGACATATAAGCACTCAGCATTCCGAAAAGAAAATACCGACAAGAAGACTCAGGAGATACGAGGCCCCAGTGCCCTTTAATAAAGACCGTCATCCAGATAAGcaagaaaaaggcaaagaaattGGTGAAACACACATACACGTGTAAAAGATCTAGAACAATAAATATCAGAgcaacaaaaatgcaaaagatgccAACATAGTTAGTGGACTTTACAAGTCATTATTCAATCCTAGAGACAAGCTTCCCACAATACGACCTGGTAAGATGACATTCTTTTCCGAAGACAAGAAAGAAGTATGACATGCCCTAAAGGAACAGACTGCTTACCAATCTGCTGTCATTCCGTCTTGACTTGTTACAGCTCTAAGAGCAACAACATGAGAATGCGTCCTTTGATCACCC
This sequence is a window from Rhodamnia argentea isolate NSW1041297 chromosome 3, ASM2092103v1, whole genome shotgun sequence. Protein-coding genes within it:
- the LOC115746463 gene encoding gibberellin 20-oxidase-like protein; the protein is MTKSKISFQLPVLDLSQPVESTFLSALSQACQEWGFFYVANHGIPESIFSELCLLSEHIFSLPQELKLKLGPSSSVQTYTPRFIASPYFESLRVSGPNFMASAKASADELFGSQNREISNVLQEYGSKMIDVAKIVIEVLLKCLGDVYERKYYKTEFSNCHGYLRIVNYSPPENVKEKEVEGLGMHTDMSCITLVYQDEIGGLQMRSKEGEWLNIDPCKGSLVVNIGDLMQAWSNGRFRSSEHRVVLKQPVNRRSLAFFWCFEDEKVILAPDDVVGKGNARIYKSFVCADYLKFRESNEEGKFEKIGYTVKDFAGVKIQATVTTML